A DNA window from Pseudomonas resinovorans NBRC 106553 contains the following coding sequences:
- a CDS encoding LysE family transporter — protein sequence MYWTEFLTVALIHLLAVASPGPDFAIVVRESVAHGRRAGTWTALGVGCGIFVHVGYSLLGIGLIVSQSIMLFNALKWAAAAYLLYIGIKALRAKPADPIAAEAALMAGERSPRGAFVTGFVTNGLNPKATLFFLSLFTVVINPHTPLAIQAGYGVYLAFATALWFSLVALLFSQRRVRAGFARMGHWFDRLMGAVLVGLGIKLAFSELK from the coding sequence ATGTACTGGACGGAATTCCTGACCGTCGCCCTGATCCACCTGCTGGCCGTGGCCAGCCCCGGCCCGGATTTCGCCATCGTGGTACGCGAGAGCGTCGCCCATGGCCGTCGTGCCGGCACCTGGACGGCCCTGGGGGTGGGCTGCGGAATTTTCGTCCACGTGGGCTATTCGCTGCTGGGCATCGGTCTGATCGTGTCCCAGTCGATCATGCTGTTCAACGCGCTCAAGTGGGCCGCCGCCGCCTACCTGCTGTACATCGGCATCAAGGCGCTGCGCGCCAAGCCGGCCGACCCGATCGCCGCCGAGGCCGCGCTCATGGCGGGTGAGCGCAGCCCGCGCGGGGCCTTCGTGACCGGCTTCGTCACCAATGGCCTGAACCCCAAGGCGACGCTGTTCTTCCTTTCCCTGTTCACCGTGGTGATCAACCCGCACACCCCGCTGGCGATCCAGGCCGGCTATGGCGTCTACCTGGCCTTCGCCACCGCCCTCTGGTTCAGCCTGGTGGCCTTGCTGTTCAGCCAACGCCGGGTGCGCGCCGGCTTTGCCCGCATGGGGCACTGGTTTGATCGGTTGATGGGGGCGGTGCTGGTGGGGTTGGGGATAAAGCTGGCGTTTTCCGAGCTGAAGTAG
- a CDS encoding 2-hydroxyacid dehydrogenase, producing MNSSRAVFLDHASLDLGDLDLSPLHQSFDELQLHPQTAPDEVAERLRGAQVAISNKVRIDAAAMAANPELKLILVTATGTNNIDLAAARAQGITVCNCQAYGTPSVAQHTLALLLALATSLPDYQAAVRAGRWQQASQFCLLDFPIFELEGKTLGLLGHGELGGAVARLAEAFGMRVLLGQLPGRPPRADRLPLAELLPQVDALTLHCPLNEQTRDMIGAAELALMKPGALLVNTARGGLVNEEALAAALRSGHLGGAATDVLTQEPPRDGNPLLAADIPRLIVTPHNAWGSREARQRIVLQLVENTEAWRRESPVRVVG from the coding sequence ATGAACAGCAGCCGCGCCGTCTTTCTCGACCATGCCTCCCTCGACCTCGGCGACCTCGACCTGTCGCCGTTGCACCAGTCCTTCGACGAACTGCAGCTGCACCCGCAGACCGCCCCCGACGAAGTGGCCGAGCGCCTGCGCGGGGCCCAGGTGGCCATCAGCAACAAGGTGCGCATCGACGCCGCCGCCATGGCCGCCAACCCCGAGCTCAAGCTGATCCTGGTGACCGCCACCGGCACCAACAACATCGATCTTGCAGCCGCCCGCGCCCAGGGCATCACCGTGTGCAACTGCCAGGCCTACGGCACACCCTCGGTGGCCCAGCACACCCTGGCGCTGCTGCTGGCCCTGGCCACCAGCCTGCCCGACTACCAGGCCGCCGTGCGCGCCGGGCGCTGGCAGCAGGCCAGCCAGTTCTGCCTGCTGGATTTCCCGATCTTCGAGCTGGAAGGCAAGACCCTCGGCCTGCTCGGCCATGGCGAACTGGGCGGCGCGGTGGCGCGCCTGGCCGAAGCCTTCGGCATGCGCGTGCTGCTCGGCCAGCTGCCGGGCCGTCCGCCCCGCGCCGACCGCCTGCCGCTGGCCGAACTGCTGCCGCAGGTGGATGCCCTGACCCTGCACTGCCCGCTCAACGAGCAGACCCGCGACATGATCGGCGCCGCCGAGCTGGCGCTGATGAAGCCTGGCGCCCTGCTGGTGAACACCGCCCGTGGCGGCCTGGTGAACGAAGAAGCCCTGGCCGCCGCGCTGCGCAGCGGTCACCTGGGCGGTGCCGCCACCGACGTGTTGACCCAGGAACCGCCGCGCGACGGCAACCCCTTGCTGGCCGCCGACATCCCGCGCCTGATCGTCACGCCGCACAACGCCTGGGGCAGTCGCGAGGCCCGTCAGAGGATTGTCCTCCAGCTTGTGGAGAACACCGAAGCCTGGAGAAGGGAATCGCCCGTCAGAGTTGTCGGATAA
- a CDS encoding class I SAM-dependent methyltransferase, with protein sequence MDPRSEVLLRQADLFQRPLLLAGLPADDLLGSLPQASGWTWHAGDQAALESRFAGRSHFGTTPPEVAFGAAVLFLPKSRELADYLLKALAARLPGGELFLVGEKRGGIEGAAKQLAAFGTPRKLDSARHCQLWKVDIGEAPAVPDLEALAQRYRLDLADGPLDVVTLPGVFSHGRLDRGTSLLLEQLDGLPSGHLLDFGCGAGVLGAALKRRYPQSRLTLLDVDAFAVASSRLTLAANGLEAEVIAADGIHGAPEGLAAIVSNPPFHQGVHTHYQASEDLLRAARRHLVAGGELRLVANSFLKYPPLIEQHLGPCRLLAEGDGFRIYSARR encoded by the coding sequence ATGGACCCACGCAGCGAAGTCCTGCTTCGACAAGCCGACCTGTTCCAGCGCCCACTGCTGCTGGCCGGACTGCCGGCCGACGATCTGCTCGGCAGCCTGCCCCAGGCCAGCGGCTGGACCTGGCATGCCGGTGACCAGGCGGCTCTCGAGAGCCGCTTCGCCGGCCGCAGCCACTTCGGCACCACGCCGCCCGAGGTGGCGTTCGGCGCAGCCGTGCTCTTCCTGCCCAAGTCCCGCGAACTGGCCGACTACCTGCTGAAGGCCCTGGCCGCGCGGCTGCCCGGTGGCGAGTTGTTCCTGGTGGGCGAGAAGCGTGGCGGTATCGAAGGCGCCGCCAAACAACTGGCCGCGTTCGGCACGCCGCGCAAGCTGGACAGTGCGCGCCATTGCCAGCTGTGGAAGGTCGATATAGGCGAGGCCCCCGCAGTCCCTGACCTGGAGGCCCTGGCCCAACGCTATCGGCTGGACCTGGCCGACGGCCCGCTGGACGTCGTCACCCTGCCCGGCGTGTTCAGCCATGGCCGCCTGGATCGCGGCACTTCACTGCTGCTGGAACAACTGGACGGCCTGCCCAGTGGCCACCTGCTGGACTTCGGCTGCGGCGCCGGCGTGCTCGGCGCGGCGCTCAAGCGACGTTATCCACAGAGCCGCCTGACCCTGCTGGATGTGGACGCCTTCGCGGTGGCCAGCAGCCGCCTGACCCTGGCCGCCAATGGCCTGGAGGCGGAGGTGATCGCCGCCGACGGCATCCATGGCGCGCCCGAGGGCCTGGCCGCGATCGTCAGCAATCCGCCCTTCCACCAGGGTGTGCATACCCACTACCAGGCCAGCGAAGACCTGCTGCGCGCCGCTCGCCGGCACCTGGTCGCAGGGGGCGAGTTGCGCCTGGTGGCCAACAGTTTCCTCAAGTACCCGCCGCTGATCGAGCAGCACCTGGGTCCCTGCCGCCTGCTTGCCGAAGGCGACGGCTTCCGTATATACAGCGCCCGCCGCTGA
- a CDS encoding amino acid permease has product MTDLNTASSAPTQGGLHRSLKPRHLNMIAIGGSIGTGLFVASGATVATAGPGGALLAYALIGIMVYFLMTSLGEMAAHIPVSGSFSTYGSRFVDDGFGFALGWNYWYNWAVTIAAELVAAQLIMSFWLPDVPGLYWSALFLGIMFLLNVISVKGFGESEFWFALIKVVAVLVFIGIGLATIFGIMGGIEAPGFSNFTMGDAPFVGGLQAMVGVAMIAGFSFQGTELIGIAAGESENPRKNIPIAIRQVFWRILMFYILAIFVIGMLIPYTDPNLLKNDASDISVSPFTLLFERAGFAAAASVMNAVILTAILSAGNSGMYASTRMLYNLALQGKAPKLFARLSASGVPRNALYATTLVGALCFFASIVGDATLYTWLLNTSGMCGFIAWLGIAISHYRFRKGYLAQGGRLEDLPYRARLFPFGPLFAFSLCLLITLGQNYQAFFGERIDWAGLTATYISLPLFLAIWLGYRFKKGSRLVSYSEMDVRPSD; this is encoded by the coding sequence TTGACCGATCTCAACACTGCCAGCTCCGCGCCCACGCAGGGCGGGCTGCACCGTTCCCTCAAGCCGCGCCACCTGAACATGATCGCCATCGGTGGCTCCATCGGCACCGGGCTGTTCGTCGCCTCCGGCGCGACGGTCGCCACCGCCGGGCCGGGCGGTGCGCTGCTCGCCTACGCGCTGATCGGGATAATGGTCTACTTCCTCATGACCAGCCTCGGGGAGATGGCCGCGCACATTCCGGTTTCCGGCTCGTTCAGCACCTATGGCAGCCGGTTCGTCGACGATGGCTTCGGTTTCGCCCTGGGTTGGAACTACTGGTACAACTGGGCGGTGACCATCGCCGCCGAGCTGGTGGCGGCCCAGCTGATCATGAGCTTCTGGCTGCCGGACGTGCCCGGCCTCTACTGGAGCGCGCTGTTCCTCGGCATCATGTTCCTGCTCAACGTGATCTCGGTGAAGGGTTTCGGCGAGAGCGAGTTCTGGTTCGCGCTGATCAAGGTGGTGGCGGTACTGGTGTTCATCGGCATCGGCCTGGCGACCATCTTCGGCATCATGGGCGGTATCGAGGCGCCCGGCTTCAGCAACTTCACCATGGGCGACGCGCCCTTCGTCGGCGGCCTGCAAGCCATGGTCGGGGTGGCGATGATCGCCGGCTTCTCCTTCCAGGGCACCGAGCTGATCGGCATCGCCGCGGGCGAGTCGGAAAACCCCAGGAAGAACATCCCCATCGCCATCCGCCAGGTGTTCTGGCGCATCCTGATGTTCTACATCCTGGCGATCTTCGTGATCGGCATGCTGATTCCCTACACCGATCCGAACCTCTTGAAGAACGACGCCAGCGACATCAGCGTGTCGCCCTTCACCCTGCTCTTCGAGCGCGCCGGTTTCGCCGCCGCCGCCAGCGTGATGAACGCGGTGATCCTCACCGCCATCCTCTCGGCCGGCAACTCGGGCATGTATGCCTCCACCCGCATGCTCTACAACCTGGCCCTGCAGGGTAAGGCACCGAAGCTGTTCGCCCGCCTCTCCGCCAGCGGCGTGCCGCGCAACGCGCTCTACGCCACCACCCTGGTGGGCGCGCTGTGCTTCTTCGCCTCCATCGTCGGCGACGCCACCCTCTACACCTGGCTGCTGAACACCTCGGGCATGTGCGGTTTCATCGCCTGGCTGGGCATCGCCATCTCCCACTACCGCTTCCGCAAGGGCTACCTGGCCCAGGGTGGCCGTCTCGAGGACCTGCCCTACCGCGCCCGGCTGTTCCCCTTCGGCCCACTGTTCGCCTTCAGCCTGTGCCTGCTGATCACCCTGGGGCAGAACTACCAGGCGTTCTTCGGCGAGCGGATCGACTGGGCCGGCCTCACCGCCACCTACATCAGCCTGCCGCTGTTCCTCGCCATCTGGCTGGGCTACCGCTTCAAGAAGGGCAGCCGCCTGGTGTCCTACAGCGAAATGGATGTGCGCCCCAGCGACTGA
- a CDS encoding TMEM165/GDT1 family protein — translation MESLFVPTLIVALAEIGDKTQLLALLLAARFRKPWPIIWGIVAATLANHFAAGAVGSWVASFFSAATLSWILAASFAAVALWTLVPDKLDDDEESGLKKYGPFVTTLVAFFLAEMGDKTQVATVMLAAQYPHFIMVVLGTTLGMLIANVPVVLAGNFAADRLPLTLIRRLASSAFAALALYAVYQALKLSGLL, via the coding sequence CTGGAATCCCTCTTCGTCCCGACCCTGATCGTCGCCCTCGCTGAAATCGGCGACAAGACGCAATTGCTCGCATTGCTGCTGGCCGCCCGCTTCCGCAAGCCCTGGCCGATCATCTGGGGCATAGTCGCCGCCACCCTGGCCAACCACTTCGCCGCCGGCGCCGTGGGTTCCTGGGTCGCCAGTTTCTTCTCCGCCGCCACCCTGAGCTGGATCCTCGCCGCGTCCTTCGCCGCCGTTGCGCTCTGGACCCTGGTGCCGGACAAACTGGACGACGACGAAGAGTCCGGCCTGAAGAAATATGGCCCCTTCGTCACCACGCTGGTGGCCTTCTTCCTCGCCGAGATGGGTGACAAGACCCAGGTCGCCACCGTGATGCTGGCCGCGCAGTACCCGCACTTCATCATGGTCGTGCTGGGCACCACGCTCGGCATGCTGATCGCCAACGTCCCGGTGGTGCTGGCCGGCAACTTCGCCGCCGACCGCCTGCCGCTGACGCTGATCCGCCGCCTGGCTTCCTCCGCCTTCGCCGCCCTGGCCCTCTACGCCGTGTACCAGGCGCTGAAGCTGAGCGGCCTGCTCTGA
- a CDS encoding ketosteroid isomerase-related protein, whose amino-acid sequence MSLDDMKRLVRQHIELSWNKGRLALTEQLQSKDFLYKSSFIGRPLGSAAYSQMVANIRDAMPDLEVVIEECIAEGNKVVTWSTLIGSIQKPALGYPPSDKILSISAMAFWTFNSVGEVQEICTMFDMESFRAQLGLATQPLAEKTQP is encoded by the coding sequence ATGTCACTGGACGATATGAAGCGGCTGGTACGCCAGCACATCGAGCTGTCCTGGAACAAGGGCCGCCTGGCCCTGACCGAGCAGCTGCAGAGCAAGGACTTCCTCTACAAGAGCTCCTTCATCGGCCGCCCCCTGGGCAGCGCCGCCTACAGCCAGATGGTGGCGAACATCCGCGACGCCATGCCCGACCTGGAGGTGGTGATCGAGGAGTGCATCGCCGAAGGCAACAAGGTGGTGACCTGGTCCACCCTGATCGGCAGCATCCAGAAGCCCGCCCTGGGCTACCCGCCCAGCGACAAGATCCTCAGCATCTCGGCCATGGCCTTCTGGACCTTCAACAGCGTGGGCGAGGTGCAGGAGATCTGCACCATGTTCGACATGGAAAGCTTCCGCGCCCAACTCGGCCTCGCGACCCAGCCCCTGGCGGAAAAGACCCAGCCCTGA
- a CDS encoding NAD-dependent epimerase/dehydratase family protein has translation MKIAVIGATGLLGHHAARAVKAAGHQLVLVHRPASRIQRLAYLEAECRSAELLDHAGLARALSGLDGVIFCAAGYPKRPRRWQEEVASALDQNNHFYAACLAAHVPRILYTGAAIALPQHPEGLPGHEGLFYEGMPRWKNPYLLSKWALDEQAREQARNGLPVIIGIPGMCLGEFDSVPSTGRLVLAMAQGWMTHYVPGRRNLVDAADAGRGLLLALEKGRVGERYLLTGRNIEMAELTERIATLLQVPPPQPMPLALAKGMAVLGRLRYRLSGELPKLDDTAIAVMAGGQFLDGSKARHELGFVAETPLEVTLERTIGWFRANGYL, from the coding sequence GTGAAAATCGCCGTCATCGGAGCAACCGGCCTGCTCGGCCACCACGCGGCGCGGGCGGTGAAGGCCGCGGGGCACCAGCTGGTCCTGGTTCATCGGCCGGCGTCGCGTATCCAGCGGCTGGCCTACCTGGAGGCCGAGTGTCGCAGCGCCGAACTGCTCGACCATGCCGGCCTTGCCCGAGCCCTGTCCGGCCTGGATGGCGTGATCTTCTGCGCCGCCGGCTACCCGAAGCGGCCACGCCGCTGGCAAGAGGAAGTCGCCAGCGCCCTGGACCAGAACAACCATTTCTACGCCGCCTGCCTGGCCGCCCATGTGCCACGCATCCTCTACACCGGCGCGGCCATCGCCCTGCCGCAGCACCCTGAAGGCCTGCCCGGCCACGAGGGGCTGTTCTACGAGGGCATGCCCCGCTGGAAGAACCCCTACCTGCTGAGCAAGTGGGCCCTGGACGAACAGGCCCGCGAGCAGGCCCGCAACGGCTTGCCGGTGATCATCGGGATTCCGGGCATGTGCCTGGGCGAGTTCGACTCGGTGCCCAGCACCGGGCGTCTGGTGTTGGCCATGGCGCAAGGCTGGATGACCCACTACGTGCCCGGTCGACGCAACCTGGTGGATGCCGCCGATGCCGGACGCGGACTGCTGCTGGCGCTGGAGAAGGGGCGGGTGGGCGAACGCTACCTGCTGACCGGGCGGAACATCGAGATGGCCGAGCTGACCGAACGCATCGCCACCCTGCTCCAGGTACCGCCACCGCAGCCCATGCCGCTGGCGCTGGCCAAGGGCATGGCGGTGCTGGGACGGCTGCGTTATCGGCTGTCGGGCGAATTGCCGAAGCTGGATGACACCGCCATCGCCGTCATGGCGGGCGGGCAGTTCCTCGACGGCAGCAAGGCGCGCCACGAACTGGGCTTCGTCGCCGAGACGCCGCTGGAGGTCACCCTGGAACGCACCATCGGCTGGTTCCGCGCCAACGGCTATCTCTGA